A stretch of the Zeugodacus cucurbitae isolate PBARC_wt_2022May chromosome 6, idZeuCucr1.2, whole genome shotgun sequence genome encodes the following:
- the LOC105211184 gene encoding uncharacterized protein LOC105211184, with amino-acid sequence MTLLRKFGNQLCQGFKTPLLTGRLARTMASQDKRPEYRSQCAWGDPKCAEDKLKEKKDKDECDKKDKPKTSMWLNRKCYLGSCQDALPRFDDLYYKPSDKVKRQYTRTWNECPDLKIVPRKTRLDLTKIEKSL; translated from the coding sequence ATGACGCTCCTTCGTAAATTTGGCAATCAACTCTGTCAAGGCTTCAAAACACCACTTCTCACAGGGCGTCTCGCGCGTACAATGGCCAGCCAAGATAAACGTCCGGAATATCGTTCACAGTGCGCATGGGGCGATCCAAAGTGTGCTGAGGATAAGCTTAAAGAAAAGAAAGACAAGGATGAATGCGATAAGAAAGATAAACCTAAGACTTCGATGTGGCTGAACCGGAAGTGTTATCTGGGAAGCTGCCAAGATGCCTTGCCGCGTTTCGATGATCTCTACTATAAACCCTCCGACAAGGTGAAGCGTCAGTATACGCGCACCTGGAACGAATGTCCCGATCTGAAGATAGTACCGCGAAAGACAAGGCTTGatttaacaaaaattgaaaagagtttataa
- the LOC105211185 gene encoding uncharacterized protein LOC105211185 has product MLGLKVLALSPVTKKLTSTKLSVFYVQRLTSTDTTEFIPGCRPIPSNKKSDKHPAREHCKFIEPRCAEEKMKHVICKKREFPSHFNVEECCPPCRDVLPRFDDLYYKPSDKEKRKYQQTWSECPRLYILPRKICCTEHFDVPKMEKRTFTRDDDQFNNYNVKTCRNNSQSRCAKITWPGCRKGREPSRCFVIKQSSGCLKICTPYPSYSECKKPKPKSLRPVECTCLRPGPCIHMALG; this is encoded by the coding sequence ATGCTAGGTTTAAAAGTGCTCGCTTTGTCGCCAGTTACTAAAAAGCTGACTTCAACGAAACTATCAGTATTCTACGTTCAACGCCTCACTTCCACCGATACAACTGAGTTCATACCGGGCTGTCGTCCAATACCGTCTAACAAGAAATCGGATAAACATCCTGCGCGTGAACATTGCAAATTTATTGAGCCGCGCTGCGCCGAAGAGAAGATGAAGCATGTCATTTGTAAGAAGCGTGAATTCCCATCACACTTCAATGTGGAGGAATGCTGTCCGCCCTGCAGGGATGTTTTGCCGCGCTTCGACGATCTCTACTACAAACCCTCAGATAAAGAGAAACGCAAATACCAGCAAACCTGGTCCGAGTGTCCGCGCCTGTATATTTTGCCGCGTAAAATATGCTGCACTGAGCATTTCGATGTACCGAAAATGGAGAAACGCACATTCACACGAGACGACGATCAATTCAATAATTACAACGTCAAAACTTGTAGAAACAATTCACAATCGCGTTGCGCCAAAATCACGTGGCCCGGTTGCCGGAAGGGCCGAGAACCGTCCAGGTGTTTTGTCATTAAACAAAGCAGCGGCTGCCTGAAGATATGCACACCCTATCCGAGTTATTCCGAGTGCAAGAAACCGAAACCGAAATCCTTGCGACCGGTCGAGTGCACTTGTCTTAGACCTGGACCGTGTATCCATATGGCTTTGGGTTGA